In one Nitrososphaera viennensis EN76 genomic region, the following are encoded:
- a CDS encoding Mov34/MPN/PAD-1 family protein, translating into MALSAAHLQELEQLARMSMPNESCAFLLGSGQDKIVIAEILPVKNAHATYASFEIPPDDLLKAYDYAERAGLQVAGIFHSHPSSPSPSRTDVCFMEINPVVWVIYSTTEGRFAAWVFEESVREVDMV; encoded by the coding sequence ATAGCCCTTTCAGCAGCCCATCTTCAAGAGCTGGAGCAGCTTGCAAGGATGTCCATGCCAAACGAGTCGTGCGCCTTTCTTCTTGGCAGCGGGCAGGACAAGATTGTAATAGCCGAGATACTGCCGGTGAAAAACGCCCATGCGACGTACGCGTCGTTTGAGATACCGCCGGACGATCTACTAAAGGCCTACGATTATGCCGAGCGCGCCGGCCTGCAGGTTGCCGGCATATTCCACTCGCACCCGTCGTCGCCCTCGCCTTCCCGGACCGACGTGTGCTTTATGGAGATAAACCCTGTCGTGTGGGTCATCTACTCGACCACTGAGGGCAGGTTTGCCGCATGGGTGTTTGAGGAAAGTGTCCGAGAAGTGGATATGGTGTAA